The genomic segment AGGGGAGCTCCGGGGCGGCTGTGGGAATCCGGGTGGCGCTGGTTCGCTCGTTCGCGGGGTGCGGAGGTGCGGGACCGGCGCTCACGCGGGGCGGCCGGCGGCCGGACGGCACGCGGTCCTGCGCCTCAAGGGGCGGGGAGGGCCTGCGAGGCCGGGGAAACGGGAGTGGTCACCCGCTCAGAGAGAGCGACACAGCATGGCGGCGACACGGCACAGGTCGACTGCCCGCCGCTTCGTGAGATCCGCCTGTCGCTTCATGGGCCCGATCGTAGGGATCCGTGGCCGGTCGTGTCACCGGCGTGTCATATAGCGAGATGGAAAAGTCCGTGATGTGGGACGCGACGCCCCGGGAGAGGTCCGTTGAAGTGCGGCGCGGCCGGGTGGGGCGGGGCTTTCCGGGGCGCGGACACCGCCGTCTCGACTTTCGGGACGGTCGGTGAACGTGCGTGCGACTGCGGCCGGTCCGGATCTCTGGGGCGGGGTGATGGCCGCGGCGGGCCTCAGCCCGCGAGCGCCACCTGGCTGCCCTTGAACGTGATGTCGATGCCCTGCTCGGTCGGCTCGACGGACTCCAGCTCCAGGCCCCGCGGCAGGCCGGAGATCTTCCGCTCCATGTCGATCCGGCTGCGCACCAGCTGCTCCACCCCGGGCAGCCCGTCGGTCGCGATCTCCTCGGCGCGCAGCTCGATGGTGTCTCCGCCGGTGACGGAGACCGTGCTCACCACGCTGCGCTCGAAGGACTGCCCGGTGGGCAGTTCGAGGCTGGCCGAGACCTTCACCTGCGGCTTGCCGGCGTCGTCCTTGCCGCCGTAGCCGATGGTGATGCCCT from the Streptomyces xinghaiensis S187 genome contains:
- a CDS encoding putative leader peptide yields the protein MKRQADLTKRRAVDLCRVAAMLCRSL